The genome window AAAACGGCATGATCGGGCTGCGGCTATCGGTGAATTATATTTTATTGGTCTAATTTCCAACTCGAGGAGTTTTCATGAAAAGGGTTCTCTGTTACGGTGATTCCAATACCTGGGGCTATAATCCATCAACCGGCGGTCAATATTCCGATGATGAGCGGTGGGCGGGAGTGCTGCAGGAAGAACTCGGGCGTGGATTTACTGTGATAATCGAGGGACTCAATGGACGCACCACCATGTATGATGATCCCTTTGAAGGTGCTCATAAGAATGGTCGGACCTATTTGCCGGCATGTATCGAATCCCATAAACCACTTGACCTTGTAATAATTCTTCTCGGTACCAACGATTTGAAAACCCGGTTTCATGCAGCACCGATCGATGTCGCTCAGGGGGCGGGTATGCTTGCCGGCATAATCCAGGCGAGTGATGCTGGCCCCCGGGGAGTGGCTCCCCAGGTGCTGCTCATTGCCCCACCTCCCTTTGAAAAACTCACTGGATTTGCTGATAACTTCGCTCAGGGTGAAGAAAAATCACGGCATCTCACCCGATTTTTCAAACAGGTTGCAGATAGTCGCCGGTGTCACTATCTCGATGCAGGCGAATTTATTGTTTCAAGTCCGATAGATGGAATCCATTTGGATGCGACCGAACATCGCACGTTGGCTGAAACGGTGGCTGATACGATGAAATCTATTTTTTCAGAATAATGTTAACGAAAATTAAAAAAAATAATCCCATTCTTGTTATTAATTGTTTAAGTTACTATTTATATTAATTACACCGAATTCTGTTTTGATGTTTCGAGTGTGGAGTTTTTTTGAGGGGGTATATTCATGTTGAGTTGGAGCTTTTGTGCCTGCAGAAGGATCGGTTTCTTTGGTTCAATAATTTTTTTATCCTCTATCGTGTGGGGAGAAAATATTGTTTTTCCTCCTGATGCCGGTGTGGTTGATGTTACACAAGCACCGTTTAATGCACCGAATGATGGAGTAGGGGATGCCACCGATGAGATTCAGCTCGCCATCAACACCTGCGCAAATAAAAGCGTGATAATCTACTTTCCCAATGGAACTTATAATATTTCCGGTACGCTGAAATGGGGGACAGATGATGTCTCTATTCCCAACCCTTTGTATGATGAAACTAATAGCACCGACCCGTGGGCCCGGGATGAAACACTCGAGCCCAAGAATGAGATTACTCTTCAGGGCCAGAGCATGGACGGCACGATTATCCGGCTTCCGAGCGGTACATTTACCAATCCCGATGATCCCAAGGCAATGGTGCTTACCGGTTACGAGCCTGCCCAAAGGTTTAGAAACTGTATTCGCAATATGACCTTTCTTGTTGAGGGATCCAACGAGGGAGCTATCGGAGTACAGTTTAATGCGAGCAATACCGGCATGATGGAATATGTCAAGATTATTTCCGAAGACCGTCAGGCCCACATTGGTCTGGATATGTCATTCACCGGCCAGATCGGTCCCTGCCTGGTAAAAAAATGTTTTGTTGACGGATTCAAAGTTGGCATACAGACTGCACAAACTGCAATCAACAGTATAACATTCGAGCACATTACTATCCAGGATCAGGTTGAAGCCGGTTTTCTCAACCTTGGCCAGACAGTCAGTTTGCGAAAACTGACAAGCACGAATAACATTACCGCCGTTGAGAACAGCGGTGTTGGTTTCATGGTGATTCTCGACAGTGATTTGACCGGATCAGGATCTACAGCTTCATCGGAGCCTGCTATCCTCAATAAGGGTGACAATTCGATGATTTTTGCCAGAAATATTCGTACTCAAGGTTACAGCCGGGCCATTACCAATGAAGCGGGAAATCTGAATGATGTCAATGGTGCTGATGTTGATGAATTTACATCCCATGACCCTCTTTCACTTTTCGATCAGGACCCGGTACGATCACTCGGGCTTACCATTGAAGAGCCACCGGAGATGGAGTGGGAGACCGATTTCAGTCAATGGGCAAATGTTGAAGATTACGGTGCTCATCCGGATGACGGGGTTGATGATGCCACTGGGATTCAGGCGGCAATCGATGCCGGGATGCCGATTGTTTATCTTCCCCACGGACAGGGTGGGACCTATAATCTTGATGCCGATTCCCAGATTGTGATCAGAGGAAATGTAAAGAGAATTATCGGCTGTTCGACTATATTTGAAAAGCAATTCAGTATGGACATTACCCCCGCTTTCAGATTGGGCGATGATCTTGTCAATGATGTTGTTATGGTTGAGCGGATCGATATTCCCACGGCAATTCCCAAAGGCTATCTGCTGGATTTCAATTCGAGCAAAACCTTGGTAATGAAAAGCACCGGCATGAATATAAAAGCTCAGGGGAATGGCAAAATATTTCTTGAAGATCATGGAGCCTTGCAGTGCCGGTTTGAACGGGGGGTCAAAGTATGGGCCCGTCAGCTGGATGTTGAAAATGATGAGCTTTCCTCTGAATTTATGGGTAAAATTCTCAACAGCAATGCACAATTGTGGATACTCGGTCTGAAAACCGAACGTGACGGAGTGATCATTCGAAACAGGTTTGGTGCGATGACCGAACTTCTCGGCGGATTTTCTTATACGACCCATGATCCG of Chitinivibrionales bacterium contains these proteins:
- a CDS encoding hydrolase, translating into MKRVLCYGDSNTWGYNPSTGGQYSDDERWAGVLQEELGRGFTVIIEGLNGRTTMYDDPFEGAHKNGRTYLPACIESHKPLDLVIILLGTNDLKTRFHAAPIDVAQGAGMLAGIIQASDAGPRGVAPQVLLIAPPPFEKLTGFADNFAQGEEKSRHLTRFFKQVADSRRCHYLDAGEFIVSSPIDGIHLDATEHRTLAETVADTMKSIFSE
- a CDS encoding endopolygalacturonase — its product is MLSWSFCACRRIGFFGSIIFLSSIVWGENIVFPPDAGVVDVTQAPFNAPNDGVGDATDEIQLAINTCANKSVIIYFPNGTYNISGTLKWGTDDVSIPNPLYDETNSTDPWARDETLEPKNEITLQGQSMDGTIIRLPSGTFTNPDDPKAMVLTGYEPAQRFRNCIRNMTFLVEGSNEGAIGVQFNASNTGMMEYVKIISEDRQAHIGLDMSFTGQIGPCLVKKCFVDGFKVGIQTAQTAINSITFEHITIQDQVEAGFLNLGQTVSLRKLTSTNNITAVENSGVGFMVILDSDLTGSGSTASSEPAILNKGDNSMIFARNIRTQGYSRAITNEAGNLNDVNGADVDEFTSHDPLSLFDQDPVRSLGLTIEEPPEMEWETDFSQWANVEDYGAHPDDGVDDATGIQAAIDAGMPIVYLPHGQGGTYNLDADSQIVIRGNVKRIIGCSTIFEKQFSMDITPAFRLGDDLVNDVVMVERIDIPTAIPKGYLLDFNSSKTLVMKSTGMNIKAQGNGKIFLEDHGALQCRFERGVKVWARQLDVENDELSSEFMGKILNSNAQLWILGLKTERDGVIIRNRFGAMTELLGGFSYTTHDPRHAPMFTNENSAVSIVFSEIGGRGTYDTLVGELRVCNTGWVRGEDAPVRYGGSHSIPLYAGYCVDANNNPGSCGPCPKIDVKQALVHADGNFPFVPSKMAAPLMTTITIPGGAEVLRIFDLQGRKQWETVVSGKANAKVMIPAEIAKGIAIIRFESGQTAGSKRK